A window of the Vibrio pomeroyi genome harbors these coding sequences:
- the glnL gene encoding nitrogen regulation protein NR(II) has protein sequence MNRSAKSDSIDTHHLSSAILDNMVTSTLMLDEQLYVRYANPAAEQLFSQSARRIVDHPLSQLIQHASLDLALLTQPLQSGQSITDSDVTFVVDNRPLMLEVTVSPISWQRETLLLVEMRKIDQQRRLSQELNQHAQQQAAKLLVRGLAHEIKNPLGGLRGAAQLLGKMLPDQSLNEYTQIIIEQADRLRALVDRLLGPQKPGTKSEENLHQILEKVRQLVELESGSTLAIERDYDPSLPAILMDSAQVEQAMLNIVSNAAQILKTQESGKITIRTRTVHQANIHGQRHKLAARIEISDNGPGIPDELKDTLFYPMVSGREGGTGLGLSISQNLIDQHNGKIDVESWPGNTTFTIYLPI, from the coding sequence GTGAATCGATCAGCCAAAAGCGACAGCATAGATACACATCATCTTTCCAGCGCCATTCTCGACAATATGGTGACTTCGACATTAATGCTCGATGAGCAACTCTATGTGCGATACGCCAATCCGGCGGCTGAACAACTCTTTTCACAGAGTGCGCGACGCATTGTTGATCATCCACTGAGTCAGCTTATCCAACACGCCTCTCTTGACTTGGCACTGCTGACCCAACCACTACAAAGTGGCCAAAGCATTACCGATAGCGATGTGACCTTCGTTGTTGATAACCGCCCTCTGATGCTTGAAGTAACGGTTAGCCCAATCTCGTGGCAACGTGAGACGCTGCTATTAGTTGAAATGCGCAAGATAGACCAGCAAAGACGACTCAGCCAAGAGCTTAACCAACATGCACAACAGCAAGCGGCTAAGTTGCTAGTACGTGGATTAGCTCATGAAATTAAGAACCCATTGGGTGGTTTAAGAGGTGCTGCGCAGCTGCTTGGAAAGATGCTCCCTGATCAGTCTCTGAATGAGTACACCCAGATCATTATTGAGCAAGCCGACCGCTTACGCGCTTTAGTCGATCGCCTGCTTGGCCCACAAAAGCCAGGAACCAAATCAGAAGAGAACCTTCACCAGATACTCGAAAAAGTAAGGCAGCTGGTTGAACTCGAATCGGGTTCGACGCTCGCTATCGAGCGAGATTACGATCCAAGCTTACCTGCGATTTTGATGGACTCTGCGCAAGTTGAACAAGCCATGCTCAATATCGTGAGTAATGCGGCGCAGATTCTAAAGACTCAGGAATCTGGGAAAATCACCATCCGCACCAGAACGGTGCATCAAGCAAACATTCATGGGCAGCGACACAAACTCGCTGCTCGAATTGAGATCAGCGATAACGGCCCGGGTATCCCCGACGAATTAAAAGACACGCTTTTTTACCCAATGGTCAGCGGTCGAGAGGGTGGCACAGGCTTAGGGTTATCGATATCTCAAAACCTGATCGATCAGCACAACGGAAAAATTGATGTTGAGAGCTGGCCAGGTAACACCACATTCACGATTTATTTGCCGATATAA
- a CDS encoding DUF4124 domain-containing protein produces the protein MKNILFLIGLTVAFSCSAQTVYTWVDEDGVLHFSDTPTDQSAKSLRLPDVQASAPAPKFEASTPVDAAASTATPAQDQPQTETKEREIPAQLTLTMLTPVHDQTIRSNRGLIPIQIELNRKLGIGEQLQLMLDGRRYGAPQTQANWELKGIDRGTHTIAIQAHRSGKLIASTSPVTVYLHRATLK, from the coding sequence ATGAAAAACATACTGTTCCTAATCGGGTTAACAGTCGCGTTCTCGTGCTCTGCTCAAACTGTGTATACCTGGGTCGATGAGGATGGCGTACTCCACTTTAGTGACACCCCGACCGATCAAAGCGCTAAGTCTCTTCGCCTGCCTGATGTACAAGCATCAGCACCCGCCCCGAAATTTGAGGCCTCGACTCCCGTTGACGCTGCAGCTTCAACAGCAACGCCCGCTCAAGATCAGCCACAAACCGAAACCAAAGAGCGCGAGATCCCGGCTCAGTTAACACTCACCATGCTGACACCCGTTCATGATCAAACCATCCGTAGCAACCGTGGCTTAATCCCAATACAAATCGAGCTTAACCGCAAACTCGGTATTGGAGAGCAGCTGCAATTGATGCTTGATGGCCGTCGTTACGGGGCTCCTCAAACCCAAGCTAACTGGGAATTAAAAGGTATCGATCGAGGTACTCACACCATTGCAATTCAAGCACATAGAAGCGGCAAGCTTATTGCATCTACTAGTCCAGTCACCGTGTATTTACATCGAGCGACGCTCAAGTAG
- the glnA gene encoding glutamate--ammonia ligase: MSVENVLSLIQENEVKFIDLRFTDTKGKEQHISIPSHQVDADFFEEGKMFDGSSVAGWKGINESDMVMMPDAASAVLDPFTEDATLNIRCDILEPATMQGYDRDPRSIAKRSEEYLRSTGIADTVLVGPEPEFFLFDDVKFSNDMSGSFFKIDDVEAAWNTGTDFEGGNKGHRPGVKGGYFPVAPVDSSQDIRSAMCLVMEEMGLVVEAHHHEVATAGQNEIATRFNTLTAKADETQIYKYVVHNVAHAFGKTATFMPKPLVGDNGSGMHVHQSLAKDGVNLFAGDKYGGLSEMALYYIGGVIKHARAINAFANPSTNSYKRLVPGFEAPVMLAYSARNRSASIRIPVVPSPKARRIELRFGDPAANPYLCYSAMLMAGLDGIKNKIHPGEAMDKDLYDLPAEEAAEIPTVAESLQEALAALSEDREFLTAGGVFSDDFIDSYIALKSDDVQRVNMATHPLEFELYYSV; the protein is encoded by the coding sequence ATGTCAGTAGAAAATGTACTATCCCTGATCCAAGAGAACGAAGTTAAATTTATCGACTTACGTTTTACTGATACAAAAGGTAAAGAGCAGCATATCTCTATTCCTTCTCACCAAGTTGATGCAGACTTCTTCGAAGAAGGCAAAATGTTTGACGGCTCTTCAGTAGCTGGTTGGAAAGGCATTAACGAATCTGACATGGTAATGATGCCAGACGCAGCATCTGCTGTACTGGACCCATTCACAGAAGACGCAACACTAAACATCCGTTGTGACATTCTTGAGCCTGCAACAATGCAAGGCTACGACCGTGACCCACGCTCTATCGCTAAACGTTCTGAAGAGTACCTACGTTCTACAGGTATCGCAGACACAGTTCTAGTTGGTCCAGAGCCAGAGTTCTTCCTATTTGATGACGTTAAGTTCTCAAACGACATGTCTGGTTCTTTCTTCAAGATCGACGACGTAGAAGCAGCTTGGAACACAGGTACTGACTTCGAAGGCGGTAACAAAGGTCACCGTCCTGGCGTTAAAGGCGGTTACTTCCCAGTAGCTCCTGTAGATTCATCTCAAGACATCCGTTCAGCAATGTGTCTAGTAATGGAAGAGATGGGCCTAGTAGTTGAAGCTCACCACCACGAAGTAGCAACTGCGGGTCAAAACGAAATCGCTACTCGCTTCAACACGCTAACAGCGAAAGCTGATGAAACTCAAATCTACAAGTACGTTGTACACAACGTTGCTCACGCATTTGGTAAAACAGCGACATTCATGCCTAAGCCACTAGTTGGTGATAACGGTTCTGGTATGCACGTTCACCAATCTCTAGCAAAAGACGGCGTTAACCTGTTTGCTGGTGATAAGTACGGCGGCCTATCTGAAATGGCTCTTTACTACATCGGTGGTGTAATCAAGCACGCTCGTGCAATCAACGCGTTTGCTAACCCATCAACTAACTCGTACAAGCGTCTTGTACCTGGTTTCGAAGCACCTGTAATGCTTGCTTACTCAGCACGTAACCGTTCTGCTTCTATCCGTATCCCAGTAGTACCAAGCCCTAAAGCACGTCGTATCGAGCTACGTTTTGGTGACCCAGCAGCTAACCCATACCTATGCTACTCAGCAATGCTTATGGCTGGCCTTGACGGCATCAAGAACAAAATTCACCCAGGCGAAGCTATGGATAAAGATCTATACGACCTTCCTGCAGAAGAAGCAGCTGAAATCCCAACAGTTGCAGAATCTCTACAAGAAGCTCTAGCAGCGCTTAGCGAAGACCGTGAGTTCCTAACAGCTGGCGGCGTATTCTCTGACGACTTCATCGATTCTTACATCGCTCTGAAATCTGACGACGTACAACGCGTGAACATGGCTACACACCCACTTGAGTTTGAACTGTACTACTCAGTTTAA
- the typA gene encoding translational GTPase TypA has translation MSTPQIDKLRNIAIIAHVDHGKTTLVDKLLQQSGTLESRGEAEERVMDSNDIEKERGITILAKNTAINWNDYRINIVDTPGHADFGGEVERIMSMVDSVLLIVDAVDGPMPQTRFVTQKAFAHGLKPIVVINKIDRPGARPDWVMDQVFDLFDNLGATDEQLDFTVVYASALNGWATMEEGETGTDMEPLFQAVVDTVDAPAVDLDGPLQMQISQLDYSSYVGVIGVARVTRGSVKPNQQVTIVGSDGKKRNGKVGTVLGYLGLDRHEVEQANAGDIIAITGLGELKISDTICDQNNVEAMTPLSVDEPTVTMTFQVNTSPFAGKEGKFVTSRNILERLEKELVHNVALRVEETDNPDRFRVSGRGELHLSILIENMRREGFELAVSRPEVIIKKDEDGNLTEPFETVTIDVLEEHQGGIMENIGLRKGELTDMSPDGKGRVRMDFMMPSRGLIGFQTEFLTLTSGSGLLYHSFDHYGPHKGGVIGQRNNGVLISNATGKALTYALFNLQERGRLFAEHADEVYEGQIIGIHNRSNDLTVNCLKGKQLTNVRASGTDEAQVLSPPIRHTLEQALEFIDEDELVEVTPESIRIRKKLLTENERKRAARPAKA, from the coding sequence ATGTCTACTCCACAGATTGATAAGTTAAGAAATATCGCGATCATCGCGCACGTTGACCACGGTAAAACGACTTTGGTTGATAAACTGCTACAACAGTCAGGCACTCTTGAGTCTCGTGGTGAAGCTGAAGAGCGTGTCATGGATTCGAATGACATCGAAAAAGAGCGTGGCATTACCATTCTTGCTAAGAACACAGCAATCAACTGGAATGATTACCGCATCAACATCGTAGATACTCCGGGACACGCGGACTTCGGTGGTGAAGTTGAGCGTATCATGTCTATGGTTGACTCTGTTCTGCTTATCGTTGACGCAGTTGACGGCCCAATGCCTCAAACTCGTTTCGTAACGCAAAAAGCATTCGCACACGGTCTTAAGCCAATCGTTGTAATCAACAAGATTGACCGCCCAGGCGCTCGTCCTGATTGGGTTATGGATCAAGTATTCGACCTTTTCGACAACCTAGGTGCTACTGATGAGCAACTAGACTTCACAGTTGTTTACGCTTCAGCTCTAAACGGTTGGGCAACAATGGAAGAAGGCGAAACTGGTACAGACATGGAACCATTGTTCCAAGCTGTTGTTGATACAGTAGACGCGCCTGCAGTTGACCTTGACGGTCCTCTACAAATGCAAATTTCGCAACTTGATTACAGCTCTTACGTAGGTGTTATCGGTGTTGCTCGTGTTACACGTGGTTCTGTTAAGCCAAACCAACAAGTAACTATCGTTGGTTCTGACGGTAAGAAGCGTAACGGTAAAGTAGGTACAGTTCTTGGTTACCTAGGTCTTGACCGTCACGAAGTTGAGCAAGCTAACGCTGGCGACATCATTGCAATCACTGGTCTTGGTGAGCTGAAGATTTCAGACACTATCTGTGACCAAAACAATGTTGAAGCAATGACTCCGCTTTCTGTTGACGAACCAACAGTAACAATGACGTTCCAAGTAAACACTTCTCCGTTCGCGGGTAAAGAAGGTAAGTTCGTTACTTCACGTAACATCCTTGAGCGTCTAGAAAAAGAACTAGTACACAACGTTGCACTACGTGTTGAAGAAACTGATAACCCAGATCGCTTCCGTGTTTCAGGTCGTGGTGAACTTCACCTGTCTATCCTGATCGAAAACATGCGTCGTGAAGGCTTCGAGCTAGCTGTATCTCGTCCAGAAGTTATCATTAAGAAAGACGAAGATGGCAACCTAACTGAACCGTTCGAAACTGTGACTATCGACGTGCTTGAAGAGCACCAAGGTGGCATCATGGAAAACATCGGTCTACGTAAAGGTGAGCTAACTGATATGTCTCCAGATGGCAAAGGCCGTGTTCGCATGGACTTCATGATGCCTTCTCGTGGTCTTATCGGTTTCCAAACTGAGTTCCTAACTCTAACGTCTGGTTCTGGTCTTCTTTACCACTCATTTGATCACTACGGTCCTCACAAAGGCGGCGTAATCGGTCAACGTAACAACGGTGTTCTAATCTCGAACGCAACTGGTAAAGCTCTGACTTACGCACTATTCAACCTACAAGAACGTGGTCGTCTATTTGCTGAGCACGCGGATGAAGTATACGAAGGTCAAATCATCGGTATTCACAACCGTTCAAACGACCTGACAGTAAACTGTCTGAAAGGTAAGCAGCTAACGAACGTTCGTGCATCTGGTACTGATGAAGCACAGGTTCTTTCGCCACCTATCCGTCACACTCTAGAGCAAGCTCTTGAGTTCATCGACGAAGACGAACTAGTAGAAGTAACGCCAGAAAGCATTCGTATCCGTAAGAAGCTTCTTACTGAAAACGAACGTAAGCGCGCAGCACGTCCAGCTAAGGCTTAA
- a CDS encoding AAA family ATPase encodes MNPIIITGGPGAGKTTLISALGDAGYPTFAESSRQLIEQQSQLEDGILPWVDLPGFAELCLGVMSEQKEQARQHPIAFLDRAIPDICGYLAQAKLDIDTTYREASQGYHSQVLFCRPEASIYVQDEVRPYPFEEALEIHHALIRVYQKLGYEVVEVPFMSVAERVQFVESHLGVKS; translated from the coding sequence ATGAACCCAATCATTATTACTGGCGGCCCTGGCGCCGGAAAGACTACACTAATTAGTGCCTTGGGAGATGCGGGCTACCCAACCTTCGCAGAGTCCTCTCGCCAATTAATAGAGCAACAAAGTCAACTTGAAGACGGTATCTTACCTTGGGTAGACCTTCCCGGCTTTGCTGAGCTATGTTTAGGTGTAATGAGCGAGCAGAAAGAGCAAGCGAGGCAGCACCCTATCGCGTTTCTCGATCGCGCTATTCCGGACATTTGTGGCTATTTGGCTCAGGCTAAACTAGATATAGATACGACTTACCGAGAAGCAAGCCAAGGTTATCACTCACAAGTCTTGTTCTGCCGCCCAGAAGCTTCTATCTATGTGCAAGATGAAGTGCGCCCTTACCCCTTTGAAGAAGCATTAGAGATTCACCACGCGCTAATCAGAGTCTATCAAAAGCTAGGTTATGAGGTGGTTGAAGTGCCGTTTATGTCGGTAGCAGAGCGAGTGCAATTCGTTGAAAGTCACCTAGGGGTCAAAAGCTAG
- a CDS encoding DUF2959 domain-containing protein — MPYLIVIVLSIFTLTGCQSAYYSAMEQVGYHKRDIMVDRVEDAKESQQDAQEEFTSALEALSSLTNFSGGDLEDMYNQINDKYQDSEKAAQNVSDRIAAIEDVSDALFEEWQGELDLYTSDSLRRSSEQKLRETQSSYKTMLSAMKRAEKKMDPVLNTLRDNTLYLKHNLNASAVGSLQGEFMSLEKDIAYAIKQMNAAIEESDKFLAQLNQK; from the coding sequence ATGCCTTATTTAATAGTTATAGTCCTCTCTATTTTTACTCTTACTGGATGCCAATCAGCTTATTACTCCGCAATGGAGCAAGTGGGTTACCACAAACGTGACATTATGGTCGACAGAGTAGAAGACGCGAAAGAGTCACAGCAGGATGCTCAGGAAGAGTTTACCAGCGCACTTGAAGCACTTAGTAGCCTAACTAACTTCAGTGGTGGCGACCTAGAAGACATGTACAACCAAATCAACGACAAATACCAAGACAGCGAAAAAGCCGCTCAAAATGTCAGTGATCGTATTGCTGCAATTGAAGATGTGTCGGATGCACTATTTGAAGAGTGGCAGGGAGAGTTAGACCTCTACACCAGTGACTCACTGCGTCGCTCAAGCGAGCAAAAGCTGCGCGAGACTCAATCCTCTTACAAGACCATGTTGTCAGCTATGAAGCGTGCTGAGAAGAAAATGGATCCGGTACTCAATACCCTTCGAGACAACACGCTTTACTTAAAGCATAACCTCAATGCGAGCGCGGTTGGTTCACTGCAAGGCGAGTTCATGAGCTTAGAAAAAGACATCGCCTACGCGATTAAGCAGATGAATGCTGCTATCGAAGAATCGGATAAATTCCTAGCTCAACTGAACCAGAAATAA
- a CDS encoding virulence factor BrkB family protein gives MNELQGSYKLKIKKVGTLSIHFSRYLLARMTHDRVNVNAGYLAYITLLSIVPMLTVLLSILSSFSIFADVGIVIQNFVITNFVPASGDAVHGALLEFVANTGKMTAVGSVFLFIAALMLISNIDKNLNYIWRVNEKRRAVLSFSMYWMVLTLGPILVGASIAATSYVTSLSLLQNEVVSGAFNTVIRKLPLILSFFAFFGLYLLVPNKKIHFSHAAAGSLVAALLFELSKKGFAAYITQFPSYQLIYGALAAIPILFVWVYLCWLIVLVGAEVTAALGEHEQWSDTQEMVHSSDNDKITEQGNNSDSTDPESK, from the coding sequence ATGAACGAGTTACAAGGGAGTTACAAGTTGAAGATAAAAAAGGTCGGCACACTCAGCATTCATTTTTCTCGCTATCTTTTGGCGCGAATGACGCACGATAGAGTCAACGTGAATGCGGGTTACTTGGCGTATATTACTTTGCTCTCAATCGTACCGATGTTGACGGTTCTGCTCTCTATCTTATCGTCATTCTCTATCTTTGCTGATGTCGGTATCGTGATTCAAAACTTCGTCATTACCAACTTTGTTCCAGCGTCAGGGGATGCGGTGCACGGTGCCTTGCTCGAGTTTGTGGCTAACACGGGTAAGATGACGGCGGTCGGTAGTGTGTTCTTATTTATCGCGGCACTGATGCTGATCTCGAATATCGATAAGAACCTCAACTACATCTGGCGTGTTAATGAGAAGCGACGTGCGGTGTTGTCCTTCTCTATGTACTGGATGGTGCTAACACTTGGGCCGATCTTGGTTGGGGCGAGCATCGCTGCCACATCGTATGTGACATCGCTCAGTCTGCTACAAAATGAAGTGGTCTCTGGCGCCTTTAATACCGTGATTCGCAAACTGCCTTTGATTCTCTCTTTCTTTGCGTTCTTCGGTTTGTACCTGTTGGTTCCCAACAAAAAGATACATTTTTCTCACGCAGCGGCAGGCTCTCTGGTTGCGGCTCTGTTGTTCGAACTCAGTAAGAAAGGCTTTGCGGCCTACATTACTCAATTCCCTTCTTATCAGCTGATCTATGGCGCTTTGGCGGCGATTCCGATTCTTTTTGTCTGGGTGTATTTGTGTTGGCTGATCGTACTGGTTGGTGCTGAGGTGACGGCGGCGCTCGGTGAGCACGAACAGTGGAGTGACACGCAAGAAATGGTACACTCTTCGGATAACGACAAAATCACAGAGCAAGGAAACAACAGTGATAGCACTGATCCAGAGAGTAAGTGA
- the dtd gene encoding D-aminoacyl-tRNA deacylase, with amino-acid sequence MIALIQRVSEAAVRVDGEVVGEIEQGLLVLLGVEKGDDEAKAKRLMERVTTYRVFGDEDDKMNLNVKQVEGKVLVVSQFTLPADTKKGTRAGFSRGAHPEDAERLYNYFSDQCESVLPTERGRFAADMKVSLVNDGPVTFWLQV; translated from the coding sequence GTGATAGCACTGATCCAGAGAGTAAGTGAAGCTGCCGTCCGTGTTGATGGCGAAGTAGTTGGTGAGATTGAACAAGGCTTATTAGTTCTGTTAGGCGTAGAAAAAGGTGACGACGAAGCCAAAGCCAAACGTTTGATGGAACGAGTGACTACTTATCGTGTCTTTGGAGATGAAGACGATAAAATGAACCTCAACGTGAAGCAGGTAGAAGGCAAGGTATTAGTGGTATCTCAATTCACTCTGCCAGCTGATACCAAGAAAGGCACACGAGCAGGCTTTTCTCGCGGTGCTCACCCAGAAGATGCTGAACGTCTTTACAACTATTTCTCTGACCAATGTGAATCAGTGTTGCCAACGGAACGTGGCCGATTCGCAGCCGACATGAAAGTGTCATTGGTCAATGATGGCCCAGTAACATTCTGGCTGCAGGTTTAG
- a CDS encoding bifunctional GNAT family N-acetyltransferase/hotdog fold thioesterase, which translates to MFKLITPTTENQLNKYYHFRWQMLREPWRMPVGSERDEYDGMSHHRMIVDGRGRPMAIGRLYITPDLEGQIRYMAVKNSRRSKGMGSLILVALESLARQEGAKRLVCNAREDAISFYEKNDFERRGEINDQRGPVRHQQMVKHLDPMADVLRKPEWCNELQQRWEHQIPISDKMGIKINQYTGYQFECSAQLNPNLNPHNTMFAGSAFTLATLTGWGMTWLLMKERGLTGDIVLADSNIRYRHPVEQNPVASTSLDGISGDLDRLASGRKARIIIHVTIHSGDVEAVEFTGTYMLIPDYKKILSTDSKVSE; encoded by the coding sequence ATGTTTAAACTCATAACTCCAACCACCGAAAATCAACTGAACAAGTATTACCATTTTCGTTGGCAGATGTTGCGTGAGCCATGGCGAATGCCTGTAGGTTCCGAGCGTGATGAATATGATGGCATGAGTCACCATCGCATGATTGTCGATGGTCGAGGTCGTCCGATGGCGATTGGCCGTCTGTATATCACTCCTGATCTAGAAGGTCAGATCCGCTATATGGCGGTGAAGAACTCTCGCCGTAGCAAGGGCATGGGCTCACTGATTTTAGTCGCACTAGAGTCGCTGGCTCGCCAAGAAGGTGCCAAGCGTTTGGTGTGTAATGCACGCGAAGATGCGATCTCATTCTACGAGAAAAATGATTTTGAACGTCGTGGTGAGATTAACGACCAACGCGGCCCTGTGCGTCACCAACAGATGGTTAAGCATCTTGACCCAATGGCAGACGTACTGCGCAAGCCTGAATGGTGTAATGAACTGCAGCAGCGCTGGGAGCATCAGATCCCTATCAGCGACAAGATGGGCATCAAGATTAATCAATACACAGGTTACCAATTTGAGTGTAGTGCTCAACTGAATCCAAACCTGAACCCACACAACACCATGTTTGCTGGATCAGCCTTTACGCTGGCAACCTTAACGGGTTGGGGGATGACATGGTTACTGATGAAAGAGCGTGGCCTAACCGGCGACATCGTTCTCGCAGACAGTAATATTCGTTACCGTCATCCGGTTGAGCAAAACCCTGTCGCTTCTACTTCTTTAGACGGTATCAGTGGTGATTTGGACCGCCTCGCATCAGGCAGAAAGGCTCGTATTATTATTCACGTGACCATTCATAGTGGCGATGTGGAAGCGGTAGAGTTTACCGGAACCTATATGCTGATCCCTGACTACAAGAAGATACTATCGACTGATAGCAAGGTGAGTGAATAG
- a CDS encoding AsmA family protein — protein sequence MVFGIVLAIAVAVIAALLLSLQTQYRADVANFFIKHTIEQPVLIEDVEYQTPYHITLMGIIQSQSEKQPPLYIDKVDIWFSPDSLLETKLVLDSVLISGLQLEADDLDTLKQLFTQPNLKLRQLAINSLDFSTPDFNARGIDLQIAEPVWDNQSSLLPYGKTQLSASQLYWQGEAFDNLLIDLDLKPSDSTLYGASFDWRGAKISGQAEQYQHDWSLVNVTIDSLRLNEEQTQSLLNKEWDVAGIQINHINSLDMLRSDVEWKDGHLAAFDASLENIQLPFELWKQQKAIFSLQAEGVTLDNDQFIDPSLKLNLNPNQILVEDFYTQFLQGSIQLNGKVTPTAIDLAQLDIQGIKWITESQDNHLPAARLIPWLTELQQASIDRLNVERTQLIQLANKPYWQVSGLHVEGHHVQLLQDRKLGLWQGKLMASANDASYQNILSAQPVVEMNSEQGKWTLTRLFMPLKNGYVEANATLDFNQISKPWSIDISADGLPISPMLQQLELPLDATGYGEFELQAAGLYGDSLMLGYSTTGQLTGSVRQGVMTFNDTLSETSTDNVFEIPELNANFDRGRFTLEPMHIIGASAVEEGSQRVQTLNGEVTGELDLLKTELHTLSITLSDPCHQISGKLDQAEYSGINDCQQKSATPQE from the coding sequence ATGGTGTTTGGCATTGTGTTGGCTATCGCCGTTGCGGTTATCGCAGCGTTGCTATTAAGCCTACAAACTCAATACCGCGCCGATGTTGCTAACTTTTTTATCAAGCATACGATTGAACAACCTGTGCTCATTGAAGATGTTGAGTATCAGACGCCTTATCACATCACCTTGATGGGCATCATCCAAAGCCAATCTGAAAAACAACCACCTTTATATATCGACAAGGTCGACATCTGGTTCAGCCCAGACTCTCTTCTTGAAACTAAGCTGGTTTTGGACTCTGTCTTGATCAGCGGACTGCAGTTAGAAGCCGACGATCTAGACACACTCAAACAGTTATTTACTCAACCAAACCTCAAGCTCCGTCAGCTAGCGATCAATAGCCTAGATTTCTCGACTCCAGACTTTAATGCACGAGGCATCGACCTTCAGATCGCCGAACCCGTGTGGGATAACCAAAGCTCACTGCTACCTTATGGCAAAACCCAACTTTCAGCCTCACAGTTATATTGGCAAGGCGAAGCCTTCGATAACCTATTGATTGACCTAGACCTCAAACCGAGTGACAGCACCCTTTATGGCGCTTCATTTGATTGGCGTGGTGCCAAGATTTCTGGGCAAGCTGAACAATATCAACATGACTGGTCATTGGTGAATGTGACGATTGACAGTTTACGATTAAATGAAGAGCAAACTCAAAGCCTATTAAACAAAGAATGGGATGTGGCAGGTATTCAGATTAACCACATCAACAGCTTAGATATGCTGCGTAGCGACGTAGAGTGGAAGGATGGTCACCTTGCAGCCTTTGATGCCTCACTAGAAAACATCCAACTGCCTTTTGAACTGTGGAAGCAACAGAAAGCCATTTTCTCTCTGCAAGCTGAAGGCGTCACCTTAGACAATGATCAATTCATCGACCCAAGCCTCAAGCTGAATCTAAACCCCAACCAAATTTTGGTTGAAGACTTCTATACACAATTCCTGCAAGGCAGTATTCAGCTTAATGGCAAAGTTACCCCTACTGCTATTGATTTGGCACAGCTTGATATTCAAGGCATCAAGTGGATTACCGAAAGCCAAGACAATCACCTACCCGCCGCACGCTTAATACCTTGGCTTACAGAGCTTCAACAAGCCTCTATAGACCGACTAAATGTAGAACGCACCCAACTCATCCAGCTTGCAAATAAACCTTACTGGCAAGTATCAGGGCTGCATGTCGAAGGACATCACGTTCAGCTTCTGCAAGATAGAAAGCTAGGTTTATGGCAAGGCAAATTGATGGCCAGCGCCAACGATGCCAGCTACCAAAATATCCTCAGCGCTCAACCTGTGGTTGAAATGAATAGCGAACAAGGGAAATGGACGCTGACACGCCTGTTTATGCCATTAAAGAATGGTTATGTTGAAGCCAATGCAACACTCGACTTTAACCAAATCAGCAAGCCGTGGAGTATAGATATATCTGCCGATGGCTTGCCTATCTCGCCAATGTTACAACAACTGGAATTACCGCTTGATGCAACCGGTTATGGCGAATTCGAACTTCAAGCCGCGGGTTTGTATGGTGACTCACTGATGCTTGGCTATTCAACCACAGGTCAACTCACTGGTAGCGTTCGCCAAGGCGTGATGACCTTTAACGACACGCTTTCTGAAACTTCAACCGATAACGTATTCGAGATCCCAGAGCTCAATGCCAATTTTGACCGTGGCCGTTTCACACTCGAACCAATGCACATTATTGGTGCATCCGCAGTCGAGGAAGGTTCGCAAAGGGTTCAAACGTTAAATGGTGAGGTAACGGGAGAGCTCGACTTACTAAAAACCGAGCTACACACGCTTTCTATTACCCTGTCCGACCCATGCCATCAAATCTCAGGAAAGCTCGACCAAGCTGAATATTCAGGGATTAATGACTGCCAACAAAAAAGCGCCACTCCACAGGAGTAG